The Bacillota bacterium LX-D genome has a window encoding:
- a CDS encoding GHMP kinase, whose translation MYAKVRAPGSCGELVQGVINGKNFLVTCPVNQYSEVCVKLVSRSKMIYGSANKYKAFQAVSKVFDAFGWGYGAEVKICSQLPAGKGMASSTADLSAAALAAALALDKELTLDHITKIALEIEPSDGTFLPGIVMFDHLKGSLCQMLGQPPKLKICIVDPGGEVDTVEFNQKEDLWEKNLAKEKEIKKAVQLITQGIEKASPKLIGEAATISSLANQAILYKPGLEKLVDQVLSFKGYGVNIAHSGTVIGILIDENDDRVEEWEKLIQNVFNNPVNFYWNNLIGGGLEVLEVNYPNEKWCSL comes from the coding sequence GTGTACGCCAAGGTAAGAGCTCCAGGTTCCTGTGGTGAATTGGTTCAGGGGGTAATAAATGGTAAGAATTTTTTAGTAACTTGCCCTGTTAATCAGTATTCTGAAGTATGTGTAAAGTTAGTTTCTAGAAGTAAAATGATATATGGTTCTGCCAATAAATATAAAGCTTTTCAAGCAGTTAGTAAGGTATTTGATGCGTTCGGTTGGGGGTATGGGGCAGAGGTCAAAATATGTTCCCAACTTCCTGCTGGTAAGGGTATGGCCAGCAGTACCGCTGACCTTAGCGCAGCTGCATTGGCAGCTGCACTAGCCTTAGATAAAGAATTAACATTAGATCATATTACGAAAATTGCTTTAGAAATTGAACCATCCGATGGAACATTTCTCCCCGGAATTGTAATGTTTGATCATTTAAAGGGATCTTTGTGTCAAATGCTGGGACAGCCTCCAAAATTAAAAATATGTATTGTAGATCCAGGTGGAGAAGTAGATACTGTTGAATTTAACCAAAAAGAAGATTTGTGGGAAAAAAATTTAGCTAAAGAAAAAGAAATAAAAAAAGCAGTACAATTGATAACTCAGGGTATAGAAAAAGCCTCTCCAAAATTAATTGGTGAAGCTGCTACAATTAGTTCCCTAGCAAATCAGGCAATTTTGTATAAACCGGGATTAGAAAAGTTAGTGGATCAGGTATTAAGTTTTAAAGGCTATGGTGTAAACATAGCTCATAGTGGCACTGTAATAGGTATTCTTATAGATGAAAATGATGATCGAGTAGAAGAATGGGAAAAATTAATTCAAAACGTTTTTAACAACCCAGTTAACTTTTATTGGAATAATTTAATTGGGGGTGGGTTAGAAGTGCTTGAAGTAAATTACCCAAATGAAAAGTGGTGCAGTTTATGA
- the guaB gene encoding IMP dehydrogenase translates to MNADKFTKEGLTFDDVLLIPAESAILPKDADVSTYLTKNIKLNIPIMSAGMDTVTESRMAIAMAREGGIGVIHKNISIEKQALEVDRVKRSEHGVISDPIYLSPEHKIEDALNIMERYHISGVPITVQGKLVGILTNRDLRFEKDFTRKISEAMTKDNLVVAPVGTTLEQAKEILQQHKVEKLPIVDENYNLRGLITIKDIEKARQYPNAAKDSKGRLRVAAAIGIAQGTMERAQALVEAGVDLIVIDTAHGHSLGVIEMVKKVKDAFPYVDLVAGNVATAEATVALIKAGADAVKVGVGPGSICTTRVIAGIGVPQVTAIYDCANAAKPYGVPVIGDGGIKHSGDITKAIAAGANVVMIGSLLAGTEESPGEIEIYQGRSFKVYRGMGSLAAMKEGSKDRYFQEDSKKLVPEGIEGRVPYKGPLADTTFQLIGGLRAGMGYCGASTIDDLQNKGRFVRITGAGLIESHPHDIIITKEAPNYSV, encoded by the coding sequence TTGAATGCAGATAAGTTTACCAAGGAAGGATTAACTTTTGATGATGTATTACTGATACCAGCAGAATCAGCAATTTTGCCTAAAGATGCAGATGTCAGTACGTATTTAACAAAAAATATAAAATTGAATATTCCTATTATGAGTGCGGGGATGGATACAGTCACCGAATCCCGAATGGCTATTGCCATGGCCAGAGAGGGTGGAATTGGTGTTATACATAAAAACATTTCTATAGAAAAACAAGCCCTAGAAGTAGATAGAGTAAAAAGATCGGAGCATGGAGTAATCAGTGATCCAATTTATTTAAGTCCGGAACATAAAATAGAAGATGCATTAAATATTATGGAAAGATACCATATTTCCGGAGTACCGATTACAGTCCAAGGTAAATTAGTTGGTATTTTAACTAATAGGGATTTACGTTTTGAAAAAGATTTTACCCGCAAAATTAGCGAAGCAATGACAAAAGACAATCTAGTTGTTGCCCCTGTTGGAACTACTTTGGAACAAGCAAAAGAAATTTTGCAGCAACATAAGGTAGAAAAATTACCTATTGTTGATGAGAATTATAACTTAAGAGGTTTAATTACCATTAAAGATATTGAAAAAGCACGACAATATCCTAATGCGGCAAAAGATAGCAAAGGTAGACTAAGAGTAGCTGCAGCAATTGGGATAGCTCAGGGTACAATGGAGAGAGCCCAAGCCTTAGTTGAAGCAGGAGTGGATCTAATCGTAATTGATACTGCCCATGGTCATTCTTTAGGTGTAATTGAAATGGTAAAAAAGGTTAAGGATGCTTTTCCCTATGTAGATTTAGTTGCGGGAAATGTTGCTACTGCAGAAGCAACAGTTGCTTTAATTAAAGCAGGGGCTGATGCAGTAAAAGTCGGAGTAGGGCCTGGCTCTATATGTACAACAAGAGTTATTGCTGGAATAGGTGTTCCCCAAGTTACTGCTATTTACGATTGTGCAAATGCCGCTAAGCCTTATGGTGTTCCAGTAATTGGAGATGGTGGTATTAAACATTCCGGCGATATTACAAAGGCAATTGCAGCAGGTGCTAATGTGGTTATGATTGGAAGTCTGTTAGCGGGAACTGAAGAAAGCCCTGGTGAAATTGAAATTTATCAAGGAAGAAGTTTCAAAGTCTATCGAGGCATGGGATCTTTAGCAGCTATGAAAGAAGGTAGTAAAGATAGGTATTTCCAAGAGGATAGTAAAAAACTTGTACCAGAAGGCATAGAAGGTAGAGTTCCTTACAAAGGACCCCTGGCAGATACTACATTTCAGTTAATAGGCGGCTTAAGAGCAGGTATGGGTTACTGTGGTGCTTCAACTATAGATGATTTACAAAATAAAGGACGTTTTGTTCGCATTACAGGAGCTGGTTTAATCGAAAGCCATCCTCATGACATTATCATTACCAAAGAGGCACCTAATTATTCTGTATAA
- a CDS encoding cobyrinate a,c-diamide synthase: MKIPRVVLAGTHSGVGKTTITTGIMGYLTKIGYKVQPYKVGPDYIDPSYHTYATGNVSRNLDIWMMGEETLQNNFAKTGSQADIAIVEGVMGLFDGHQDPNFRSSTAEVAKLLKAPVILIINVHSMAQSAAAIVLGYQLMDPEIKIAGVILNRIGSHRHLTMVKKSIEERTKVPVLGYIGRYQELSLPERHLGLVPMAERGNLKDNFIQIADKVVEHLDLEKILAIANSAPDLAISEQNIQNAKSTEQLKIAIAKDEAFTFYYQDSLDYLTSLGIQLISFSPLTDAALPEGISGIIIGGGFPEMFLEQLAQNNALKQDIRQKAEQGMPLYAECGGLMYLSQAIKDFEGREFPMVGIVPAKTQMQRRLAGMGYREYEAITNSILGLKEQKLRGHEFHYSSLVDVANDFPWAYSYQTVEGKIKYEGYAHENVLASYLHCHLVGNPIAAQNFLNNCRMYAKKSRDSKF, encoded by the coding sequence ATGAAAATTCCACGCGTAGTGTTAGCTGGTACCCATAGTGGTGTCGGTAAAACAACTATTACTACTGGTATTATGGGTTATTTAACGAAGATTGGTTACAAAGTTCAGCCATACAAAGTTGGACCCGATTATATTGATCCTAGTTATCATACTTATGCTACAGGTAATGTTTCAAGAAATCTGGATATTTGGATGATGGGTGAGGAAACTTTACAGAACAATTTTGCCAAAACTGGTAGCCAAGCCGATATAGCTATTGTTGAAGGGGTAATGGGACTATTCGACGGTCATCAGGATCCAAATTTCCGGAGCAGTACTGCCGAGGTAGCAAAACTGCTAAAGGCTCCTGTTATCTTAATTATTAATGTCCATTCCATGGCTCAAAGCGCTGCAGCTATAGTCCTAGGCTATCAATTAATGGATCCGGAAATTAAGATTGCTGGTGTAATCCTAAACAGGATTGGCAGCCATCGCCATTTAACAATGGTTAAAAAAAGTATTGAAGAACGTACTAAAGTACCTGTTTTAGGTTATATAGGAAGATATCAAGAACTGAGTTTACCTGAAAGACATTTAGGATTAGTCCCAATGGCTGAGCGAGGAAACTTAAAAGATAATTTTATACAAATAGCTGATAAAGTTGTAGAACATTTAGATTTGGAAAAAATTCTAGCTATAGCTAATTCTGCTCCTGATTTAGCTATTTCTGAGCAAAATATACAGAACGCTAAATCTACGGAACAACTAAAAATTGCTATTGCCAAGGATGAAGCTTTTACTTTTTATTACCAAGACAGTTTAGATTACTTAACTAGTTTAGGTATTCAGCTAATATCTTTTAGCCCCTTAACAGATGCAGCATTGCCTGAGGGAATTAGTGGAATAATTATCGGCGGTGGTTTCCCGGAAATGTTTTTAGAACAGTTAGCGCAAAATAATGCACTAAAACAAGATATCCGCCAAAAAGCAGAGCAGGGCATGCCTTTGTATGCCGAATGTGGAGGATTAATGTATCTTAGTCAAGCTATAAAAGATTTTGAAGGTAGAGAATTCCCTATGGTTGGAATTGTTCCTGCCAAGACTCAAATGCAAAGACGCTTGGCAGGAATGGGTTATCGTGAGTATGAAGCTATTACAAATTCAATTTTGGGTTTAAAAGAACAAAAACTCCGGGGGCATGAATTCCATTATTCTTCTTTAGTTGACGTTGCAAATGATTTTCCTTGGGCCTATAGCTATCAGACTGTGGAAGGGAAAATTAAATATGAAGGGTACGCTCATGAAAATGTTTTAGCATCTTATTTGCATTGTCACTTAGTCGGCAATCCTATTGCCGCTCAAAATTTCCTTAATAACTGCCGGATGTATGCTAAAAAAAGTCGAGATTCGAAATTCTAA
- the cobD gene encoding threonine-phosphate decarboxylase CobD gives MNASVPEHGGNLEWAKSRFKVEKFIDFSANINPLGCPPRVFETIKDSLDLIMHYPDPDSRKLKQKLEKYFRIEQNQIIVGNGAVELLYLICHLLKPQKILTLAPSFSEYVRGAETIKAQIEYYYLHSEDNFNIDLLELDKKLSGIDLFFLCNPNNPTGTILNYKKMRQIQSLCLKHQTFLVVDESFIDFIGDKEEYSVRHDLAQNNKLFILHSLTKFFALPGLRLGCGFGSPDIISKLIKLKDPWSVNALAQTAGIAAIDDSTFQAKTIEYVNTEKDFLFTRLNEIKGLKAFCPSVNFVLVQITGEITSDELVNRMAEKGVLIRNCKTFPGLGDKYIRVAVRTREENLRLLIELNNIL, from the coding sequence ATGAATGCTAGTGTTCCAGAACATGGCGGGAATTTAGAATGGGCTAAGAGTAGATTTAAGGTAGAAAAATTTATAGATTTTAGCGCTAACATTAATCCATTAGGTTGCCCACCAAGGGTTTTTGAAACAATAAAGGATTCATTAGATTTAATAATGCATTATCCAGATCCTGATTCTAGAAAATTAAAACAAAAACTTGAAAAATATTTTAGAATTGAGCAAAATCAAATTATTGTGGGCAATGGAGCAGTTGAATTGCTTTATTTAATTTGTCATTTACTTAAGCCCCAAAAAATATTAACCTTAGCGCCGTCATTTTCTGAATATGTTCGCGGAGCTGAAACTATTAAAGCTCAAATTGAGTATTATTATTTACATAGTGAAGATAATTTTAACATAGATTTGCTGGAATTAGATAAAAAACTTTCAGGAATTGATTTGTTTTTTCTGTGCAATCCAAATAATCCAACTGGTACAATCCTTAACTATAAAAAAATGCGCCAAATACAAAGCTTGTGTTTGAAACATCAGACTTTTTTAGTAGTGGATGAATCTTTTATTGATTTTATAGGAGATAAAGAAGAGTATTCTGTTAGGCATGATCTAGCTCAAAATAATAAATTATTTATTTTACATTCATTAACAAAGTTTTTTGCTTTACCCGGTTTACGTTTAGGATGTGGCTTTGGCAGTCCAGATATTATTTCGAAGTTAATAAAATTAAAAGATCCATGGAGTGTTAATGCACTTGCCCAGACAGCTGGCATTGCTGCTATAGACGATTCCACCTTCCAAGCTAAAACTATTGAATACGTAAATACTGAAAAAGACTTTCTTTTTACTAGACTTAATGAAATTAAAGGGCTAAAAGCTTTTTGCCCATCAGTTAATTTTGTTCTTGTACAAATTACCGGAGAAATTACCTCAGATGAGTTAGTAAATAGAATGGCAGAAAAAGGTGTTTTAATACGTAATTGTAAAACATTCCCTGGCTTAGGAGATAAATATATACGGGTAGCTGTACGAACTAGAGAAGAAAATTTAAGGCTTTTAATAGAACTTAATAATATCCTTTAG
- a CDS encoding DUF1858 domain-containing protein yields MKITKDTLISEALKANDKAAQILIDNGMGCLGCPSAQMEKLEQAAQVHGLDLEKLLKELNEKN; encoded by the coding sequence TTGAAAATCACAAAGGATACTTTAATTAGCGAAGCACTAAAAGCCAATGACAAGGCAGCTCAAATTTTAATTGACAATGGCATGGGCTGTTTAGGCTGTCCTTCTGCCCAAATGGAAAAATTAGAGCAGGCTGCCCAAGTTCACGGGCTAGATCTGGAAAAATTACTAAAAGAACTAAACGAAAAAAATTAG
- a CDS encoding YegS/Rv2252/BmrU family lipid kinase: MERALLIYNPFSGDRGVVNRLDLIIRRLQEKNIFIVPYRLNFRDSFLLVQLLQQEKFDFIIISGGDGTLNSVVNILLSNNIHLPIGLIPAGTCNDFARCLGLPTDLNLCLELILAGRTMAVDVGLINEKQYFLSSCAGGNFADVSFNTQNELKKHLGPFAYYLKALSEVTSIKSFNIKLETEQKTWEEEVLLFLVLNGKHAAGFSNLIDCADFTDGIMDIVLVKNCNHLEMASLFFKVLSSDALNDKDVTIIRTSICNIYADSSIATSIDGEKGSDLPFNIRFLSKRLEILI; encoded by the coding sequence ATGGAAAGGGCTCTTTTGATTTATAATCCTTTTTCTGGAGATAGGGGAGTAGTTAATAGGCTAGATTTAATTATCCGGCGGCTCCAAGAAAAAAATATTTTTATTGTTCCTTACCGCTTAAACTTTCGGGACAGTTTCTTGTTAGTCCAACTTTTACAACAGGAGAAATTTGACTTTATTATTATCTCCGGCGGTGATGGCACCCTTAATTCTGTTGTCAATATTTTGTTATCCAATAATATCCATTTACCTATTGGGCTTATACCTGCAGGAACATGTAATGATTTTGCTAGGTGCCTTGGTCTACCTACGGATTTAAATCTATGTTTAGAGCTTATTTTAGCTGGCAGGACTATGGCTGTTGATGTAGGACTAATTAATGAAAAACAATATTTCCTAAGCAGCTGTGCCGGGGGAAATTTTGCCGATGTGTCTTTTAACACCCAAAATGAGCTTAAAAAGCATTTAGGCCCTTTTGCCTATTATCTAAAAGCATTAAGCGAGGTAACTAGTATCAAATCATTTAATATTAAGCTGGAAACAGAGCAAAAAACCTGGGAGGAAGAAGTTTTATTGTTCCTTGTTTTAAATGGCAAACATGCTGCCGGGTTCTCAAATTTAATTGACTGTGCTGATTTTACCGATGGAATTATGGATATTGTACTGGTTAAAAACTGTAATCACTTGGAAATGGCCAGCTTATTTTTTAAAGTTTTAAGTAGCGACGCTTTAAACGATAAGGATGTAACAATTATTAGAACTTCCATCTGCAACATTTATGCAGATAGCAGCATTGCTACCAGTATTGATGGAGAAAAGGGCTCAGATTTACCTTTCAACATTCGCTTTCTTAGCAAACGCTTAGAAATATTAATTTAA
- the purE gene encoding 5-(carboxyamino)imidazole ribonucleotide mutase: MAEEIKVGIVMGSDSDLKIMKEAADVLAQFDIGYEVIISSAHRTPHGTAEYAEKAASRGLEVLIAGAGAAAHLPGVIAALTTLPVIGVPISSGALQGQDALYAIVQMPKGIPVATMAINSAKNAGIFAAEILGVKYPEIRQKLAEFKQELATELQKKAEKLQRLGIDGYLAEKNS, encoded by the coding sequence ATGGCAGAAGAAATAAAAGTTGGTATAGTAATGGGAAGCGACTCTGACTTAAAAATAATGAAGGAAGCAGCCGATGTTTTAGCTCAGTTTGACATTGGCTATGAAGTTATTATTTCCTCAGCTCACCGTACTCCCCATGGCACTGCAGAATATGCAGAAAAGGCAGCAAGTAGAGGTTTAGAAGTGCTAATTGCCGGGGCAGGAGCAGCGGCTCACCTACCTGGAGTAATTGCAGCTTTAACTACTTTACCTGTAATTGGTGTTCCCATAAGTTCAGGAGCTTTACAAGGACAGGATGCATTATACGCTATTGTACAAATGCCCAAGGGAATACCCGTAGCCACAATGGCTATTAATAGTGCGAAAAACGCAGGCATTTTTGCTGCTGAAATATTAGGAGTTAAATATCCGGAAATAAGACAAAAATTAGCCGAATTCAAGCAAGAATTAGCGACAGAGTTACAAAAAAAGGCGGAAAAATTACAGCGGCTGGGTATTGATGGTTACCTAGCCGAAAAAAATAGCTAA
- the purB gene encoding adenylosuccinate lyase has protein sequence MIERYTLPEMGQVWSDESRFRNWLKIEVLACEAQAKLGKIPMEALKEIQEKADFELLRIAEIEEVTRHDVIAFLTAVAEKVGDASKYIHMGMTSSDVLDTCLSMQMCAAADILQVKLVKLKEILIKLAKKYQYTLMIGRTHGIHAEPITFGLKMALWVTEVDRSLERLKMAKEQVAVGKISGAVGTFANIDPQVEEYVCAKLGLKPALVSTQIIQRDRHAYYLSTIAVIGSSLEKFATEIRNLQRTDLHEAEEAFAKGQKGSSAMPHKKNPITAERVAGLARVLRGNALAALENVALWHERDITHSSVERIILPDSTILLDYMLAKFNNIMENLVVYPEDMRSNLEKTLGLVFSQRVMLALVNKGILREDAYQWVQRNALQAWQTKTEFKKLVLADQDIMNKLTQDEIEDLFDYNYHLKQIDYIFKRAGIN, from the coding sequence TTGATAGAACGTTACACTCTCCCAGAAATGGGTCAAGTTTGGAGCGATGAAAGTCGTTTTCGTAATTGGCTAAAAATTGAGGTTTTAGCATGTGAAGCCCAGGCCAAGTTAGGCAAGATTCCTATGGAAGCTTTAAAAGAAATTCAAGAGAAAGCAGATTTTGAATTGCTTAGAATTGCTGAAATTGAGGAAGTTACCCGCCACGATGTAATTGCTTTTTTGACTGCTGTAGCTGAAAAAGTTGGCGATGCATCAAAGTACATTCATATGGGTATGACTTCTTCCGATGTTCTGGATACTTGTTTGAGTATGCAAATGTGTGCAGCAGCAGATATTTTACAGGTGAAGCTAGTAAAGTTAAAAGAAATACTCATTAAACTGGCTAAAAAATATCAATATACTTTAATGATTGGAAGAACTCACGGTATTCATGCGGAGCCCATTACTTTTGGTTTAAAGATGGCCCTTTGGGTAACAGAAGTAGATAGATCTTTAGAAAGACTAAAAATGGCTAAAGAACAGGTTGCAGTGGGGAAGATCTCGGGGGCAGTAGGAACTTTTGCCAATATTGATCCCCAAGTAGAAGAATATGTTTGCGCAAAGCTTGGCTTAAAGCCGGCTTTAGTATCTACCCAAATTATCCAGAGAGACCGCCATGCTTATTACTTATCTACAATTGCTGTTATCGGCAGTTCCTTAGAAAAGTTTGCTACTGAAATTCGCAATTTACAGCGTACGGATTTGCATGAGGCTGAAGAAGCTTTTGCCAAAGGACAAAAAGGTTCATCCGCCATGCCTCATAAAAAGAATCCTATTACTGCCGAACGAGTTGCAGGGCTGGCACGTGTACTAAGGGGCAATGCTTTAGCAGCCTTAGAAAACGTTGCTCTTTGGCACGAAAGGGACATAACCCATTCTTCAGTAGAGAGAATTATTCTTCCTGATTCTACAATACTATTAGATTACATGTTGGCTAAGTTTAATAATATTATGGAAAATTTAGTAGTTTACCCGGAAGATATGCGGTCTAACTTAGAAAAAACCTTAGGTTTAGTGTTTTCTCAAAGAGTTATGCTTGCTCTTGTCAATAAAGGCATTCTCCGAGAAGATGCTTACCAATGGGTACAAAGAAACGCCTTACAAGCTTGGCAGACGAAAACGGAATTTAAAAAATTGGTTTTAGCTGACCAGGATATTATGAATAAGTTGACACAGGATGAAATTGAGGATTTGTTCGATTATAATTATCATCTCAAACAGATTGATTATATTTTTAAACGGGCTGGCATTAACTAA
- a CDS encoding helix-turn-helix domain-containing protein, with the protein MNDDYVSRVPWSLEPSLKEKAHDAGIKFDNFIENLAKNRTDMEIAKELNVSEQTIANLREHFEKYGIHSIVGQD; encoded by the coding sequence TTGAATGATGATTATGTTTCTAGAGTACCATGGAGTTTGGAGCCGAGTTTAAAGGAAAAAGCCCATGACGCTGGAATAAAATTTGATAATTTTATTGAAAATTTAGCTAAGAATCGTACGGATATGGAAATAGCTAAAGAATTAAATGTATCGGAGCAAACAATAGCAAATTTACGAGAGCATTTTGAAAAATATGGTATTCACTCCATTGTTGGGCAGGATTAA
- a CDS encoding HAD family hydrolase: MIEAILFDLDGTLLPINTDQFVDNYLKLISSKMTKYMQPEQFIKELVAATDVMVKDVDLNISNEQSFFNAFSQSTGLARDEILPDFDAFYNEHFWILGNDIIPKPIVKDIISLARKKFKLVVATNPVFPLVALVERMRWAGIDQSDFVLITSYELMHACKPNMEYFLEITRQIDVEPEKCLMVGNDIDEDMVAKKIGMKTFLVDEFLINRNGLLVESDYRGSLEDLYDLITKLESKS, translated from the coding sequence ATGATAGAGGCCATACTTTTTGATTTAGATGGTACATTATTGCCTATTAATACAGACCAATTTGTTGACAACTATTTAAAATTAATAAGCAGCAAGATGACAAAATACATGCAACCTGAGCAGTTTATTAAAGAATTAGTGGCTGCTACAGATGTTATGGTAAAAGATGTCGACCTAAATATTAGCAATGAGCAGTCTTTTTTTAACGCTTTTAGCCAATCAACTGGCTTGGCACGAGATGAAATTTTACCGGATTTTGACGCATTTTATAATGAACATTTTTGGATATTAGGGAACGATATCATACCTAAACCTATTGTTAAAGATATTATTTCCTTAGCACGTAAAAAATTTAAATTAGTTGTTGCAACAAACCCTGTCTTTCCTCTAGTTGCTTTAGTTGAGAGAATGCGTTGGGCAGGTATAGACCAGAGCGACTTTGTTTTAATTACAAGTTATGAATTAATGCATGCTTGCAAGCCCAATATGGAATATTTTTTAGAAATTACGCGCCAAATTGATGTTGAACCTGAAAAATGCCTAATGGTTGGAAATGATATTGATGAGGATATGGTAGCTAAAAAAATAGGAATGAAAACTTTTTTGGTTGATGAATTTTTAATTAATCGAAATGGCCTTCTTGTTGAATCTGATTATAGAGGAAGTTTAGAAGATTTGTACGATCTAATTACTAAATTGGAAAGCAAAAGTTAA
- the cobC gene encoding alpha-ribazole phosphatase has product MTEVLLIRHGQTLWNESGKYQGHTDVALSPEGQKQAQMLRDKLKTKKITAFFASDLSRAYETAKIIAEPHQKEVTVLPEFRELNFGQWEGLSYDEIMADYGDIATKWYNAPGNVCIPGGESCEQLQERSHRALLNLVQKYPEERIAIISHGGTIRGVISAAMGWSLDCFWSLSQGNTALNILQFYGDKAILKLYNDICHLNL; this is encoded by the coding sequence ATGACCGAAGTCTTATTAATTAGGCATGGCCAGACTCTATGGAATGAGAGTGGGAAATATCAAGGCCATACGGATGTAGCTTTGAGTCCGGAGGGACAAAAACAAGCGCAGATGTTAAGAGATAAATTAAAGACAAAAAAAATCACTGCTTTTTTTGCTAGCGACCTTTCAAGAGCATATGAAACAGCAAAAATAATTGCAGAGCCTCATCAAAAAGAAGTTACAGTTTTACCTGAATTTAGAGAGCTAAATTTTGGACAGTGGGAAGGCTTAAGTTATGATGAAATAATGGCAGACTACGGTGATATCGCAACAAAATGGTATAATGCTCCTGGAAATGTTTGTATTCCTGGCGGGGAGTCCTGTGAGCAGCTTCAGGAACGTTCACATAGAGCATTGCTAAATTTAGTCCAAAAATACCCTGAAGAAAGAATTGCTATCATTAGTCACGGTGGCACAATTAGAGGAGTAATTAGTGCAGCTATGGGCTGGAGTTTAGATTGTTTTTGGAGTTTATCCCAAGGGAATACTGCCTTAAATATACTGCAATTTTATGGCGATAAAGCAATTTTAAAGCTATATAATGATATTTGTCATTTAAATCTATAA
- the cobS gene encoding adenosylcobinamide-GDP ribazoletransferase, giving the protein MKQLKSFLSGVQFLTRIPCPTFTFESIYFVQALLYYPVVGLLIGAILVGEHYILSPFLTAPILSVILLISYVLITGGLHLDGLTDTADGIFSHRSRERVLEIMKDSRVGAHGVTAAVVTLLFKYSLYLELSTKLSYPLFLSAFILSRWGMVLLIHYFPYLRAEGLGKLYAEGNTKKQVLGSTLLTLLFLMILNWKIGLILIALVCLATWVYGRLICNFLGGFTGDTYGAYAELTEVYVLLLALLILSLM; this is encoded by the coding sequence TTGAAACAACTGAAGAGTTTTCTATCGGGAGTACAATTTTTAACCCGAATACCTTGTCCAACATTTACTTTTGAAAGTATATATTTCGTGCAGGCATTGTTATATTATCCTGTAGTTGGCCTACTAATAGGTGCTATTTTAGTTGGGGAACATTATATATTAAGTCCTTTTTTAACAGCACCAATTTTAAGTGTTATTTTACTAATTTCCTATGTCTTAATTACAGGCGGTTTGCATTTAGACGGTCTGACTGATACTGCCGATGGCATTTTTTCTCATCGCTCTAGAGAACGAGTTTTAGAAATTATGAAAGACAGTAGAGTTGGAGCCCATGGTGTTACAGCAGCCGTTGTTACATTGCTTTTTAAATATAGTCTTTATCTAGAATTATCAACGAAATTATCTTACCCCTTATTTTTATCAGCATTTATTCTAAGCCGTTGGGGGATGGTTTTATTAATTCATTATTTTCCCTATTTGCGTGCTGAGGGCTTAGGTAAATTATATGCAGAAGGAAATACAAAAAAACAAGTCTTGGGCAGTACGTTATTAACTTTGCTCTTTTTAATGATACTCAATTGGAAAATCGGACTTATACTAATCGCTTTAGTTTGCTTAGCTACCTGGGTTTATGGCAGACTAATTTGTAATTTTTTAGGTGGTTTTACAGGAGATACTTATGGAGCTTATGCTGAACTAACAGAGGTGTACGTTTTATTGCTTGCGCTGCTAATACTAAGTTTAATGTAA